In bacterium, one genomic interval encodes:
- a CDS encoding TIGR00725 family protein, which produces MQIGVIGAGVCSQELAKLAYEVGYYIGQSKAILICGGLGGVMEEACRGAKDAGGVTVGVLPGLSSTDSNPYLDVKMVTALNEARNLIIVRSSQAIIAISGEYGTLSEIAFALKFKIPIIGLKTWNLGSNVPLLKAKTPQEAIQLALKLGKIHES; this is translated from the coding sequence ATGCAGATTGGCGTAATTGGAGCTGGGGTTTGCAGCCAAGAGTTAGCTAAGTTAGCTTATGAAGTTGGCTATTATATTGGCCAAAGTAAAGCTATCTTAATCTGCGGCGGGTTGGGAGGAGTAATGGAAGAAGCTTGTCGTGGAGCTAAAGATGCGGGGGGAGTAACCGTCGGGGTGCTACCGGGTCTTAGTTCCACCGATTCTAATCCTTATTTAGATGTTAAAATGGTTACCGCTCTTAATGAAGCTCGTAACCTTATTATTGTTCGCTCTTCTCAAGCCATTATTGCCATAAGTGGAGAATATGGAACATTATCAGAGATTGCCTTTGCTTTAAAATTTAAGATTCCTATTATTGGACTAAAAACATGGAATTTAGGAAGTAATGTTCCTCTCTTAAAGGCTAAAACTCCTCAAGAAGCTATTCAGTTGGCTCTTAAATTAGGAAAGATTCATGAAAGTTAA
- the dprA gene encoding DNA-processing protein DprA — translation MVEKVTAFLILNKIPGLGPVRIKILLDYFKDVREILKADFKVLSKIPGIGEVIAINICKFRNKIEVEGELKKAQRDKAKIITLEDESYPEWLRNIFDPPVVLYVKGEIKKEEKALAVIGSRLATSYGKKVAFEMAKELSRQGFTIVSGLALGIDTCAHKGTLEEKGRTIAVLGCGLDIAYPSENRRLMEEIEERGALVSEFSYGTPPERGNFPRRNRIISGLSMGVLVVEAWAKSGSLITASFALEQGREVFAIPGRIFSKFSQGTHKLIKQGAKLVTSYEDILEEFGLVAGESRAKKDLKEELLPIERKIYNLMTDDSVHIDDLTILAKEDIVNISRVLMQLELKGLIRQLMGQKYILN, via the coding sequence ATGGTTGAAAAAGTTACAGCTTTTTTAATCTTAAATAAGATTCCAGGCTTAGGTCCGGTTAGAATTAAGATTTTATTAGATTATTTTAAAGATGTCAGAGAAATCTTAAAGGCCGATTTTAAGGTCTTAAGTAAGATTCCTGGAATTGGAGAAGTTATTGCTATTAATATCTGCAAGTTTAGAAATAAGATAGAGGTAGAAGGAGAGCTAAAGAAAGCTCAGAGAGATAAGGCCAAGATAATTACTTTAGAAGATGAAAGCTATCCTGAGTGGTTAAGGAATATCTTTGATCCTCCGGTAGTCTTATATGTAAAAGGAGAGATTAAGAAAGAAGAAAAAGCTTTAGCGGTGATAGGATCACGATTAGCTACTTCTTATGGAAAGAAAGTAGCTTTTGAGATGGCTAAGGAATTAAGTAGGCAGGGATTTACGATTGTCAGTGGATTGGCTTTAGGCATTGATACTTGTGCTCATAAAGGTACCTTAGAAGAAAAAGGAAGAACAATCGCTGTTTTAGGTTGTGGGTTAGATATTGCTTATCCTTCTGAAAATAGAAGATTAATGGAAGAAATAGAAGAAAGAGGAGCTTTGGTGAGTGAATTTTCTTATGGGACGCCGCCAGAACGAGGTAATTTCCCTAGGAGAAATAGGATTATTAGTGGGCTTTCTATGGGCGTCTTAGTGGTGGAAGCTTGGGCCAAAAGCGGCTCTTTAATTACTGCTTCTTTTGCTTTAGAACAAGGGAGAGAAGTATTTGCTATACCGGGAAGAATATTTAGCAAGTTTAGTCAAGGTACTCATAAGTTAATTAAACAAGGAGCTAAATTAGTTACTAGTTACGAAGATATCTTAGAAGAATTTGGGTTAGTGGCTGGTGAAAGTAGAGCTAAAAAAGATTTAAAGGAAGAATTATTACCCATAGAAAGAAAGATTTATAATTTAATGACCGACGATTCTGTTCATATTGACGATTTAACTATCTTAGCTAAAGAAGATATAGTTAATATTTCAAGGGTTTTAATGCAGCTTGAGCTAAAAGGACTTATTCGTCAATTGATGGGTCAAAAATATATCTTAAATTAA
- a CDS encoding tetratricopeptide repeat protein, with protein sequence MLTRRFILVVSLILAVFSSGCGDNVAKDYYKKAIKLSKSKKPEDWEKAIKKFEEVINLKIEAYQYTQFLHKKMGDHLKKKGFWNQAAEHYKESLALQSNDYLVHYNLGICYANLGRVEEVYLDQAIEEYYKSLKLFPEFELPYYGLGIIYFFKKGCLDEGIKCLKKAISLEPRFINAYVTLGKCYYEIKRFNEAALSYQEAIKRSPPKIKIVASYYSNLGIVYQAMRENKKAVDCFKKALEIDPNQREALENLSALGVRVYDRLKRFR encoded by the coding sequence ATGTTGACGCGACGATTTATCTTAGTTGTATCTTTAATATTAGCCGTATTTAGCAGTGGTTGTGGCGATAATGTCGCTAAGGATTATTATAAAAAAGCCATTAAACTTTCCAAAAGTAAAAAACCTGAAGACTGGGAAAAGGCTATTAAAAAATTTGAGGAGGTTATTAATTTAAAGATAGAAGCTTATCAATATACCCAATTTCTTCATAAAAAGATGGGAGATCACCTAAAAAAGAAGGGGTTCTGGAATCAAGCTGCTGAGCATTATAAGGAGTCGCTGGCACTTCAATCAAATGATTATCTTGTTCATTATAATTTAGGAATTTGTTATGCTAATTTAGGAAGAGTCGAGGAAGTTTATTTGGATCAAGCGATAGAGGAATATTATAAATCTCTTAAACTTTTTCCTGAATTTGAATTACCTTATTATGGATTAGGAATTATCTATTTTTTTAAAAAAGGATGCCTTGACGAGGGAATAAAATGCTTAAAGAAAGCTATCTCTTTAGAGCCAAGGTTTATTAATGCCTATGTGACCCTAGGTAAATGTTACTATGAAATAAAAAGATTTAATGAAGCTGCCTTAAGTTATCAAGAAGCCATCAAGAGATCTCCTCCTAAGATAAAGATAGTGGCTAGTTATTACAGTAACTTAGGCATAGTTTATCAAGCGATGAGAGAAAATAAAAAAGCAGTGGATTGTTTTAAAAAGGCTTTGGAGATAGATCCAAACCAACGAGAAGCCTTAGAAAATCTTAGTGCTTTAGGGGTAAGAGTTTATGATCGTTTAAAAAGGTTTCGTTAA
- a CDS encoding helix-turn-helix domain-containing protein — translation MLTVAEAADLLGVSKVTVRRFTNSGQLKAYRLGSGKHRRFRKRDVLQILGE, via the coding sequence ATGTTAACAGTGGCAGAAGCAGCTGATCTTTTGGGAGTAAGCAAGGTTACCGTGAGAAGATTCACTAATTCAGGACAATTAAAAGCTTATCGCCTTGGTTCTGGAAAACACCGTAGATTTCGAAAAAGAGATGTTTTGCAAATATTAGGAGAATAA
- the xerC gene encoding tyrosine recombinase XerC — translation MEDFPKYLRDFLRYLEVEKNASSHTWRSYKKDLQTFNDFTKHQFKGINLKNQDYNHSLLRQYLGFLQSKDYARRTIVRRLASLRSFFRYLCREDYFKKNPAKYIATPKLQKELPKFLYQEEINKLFKGEFKEDVLGWRDKAILELFYSSGLRVSELVSISITDLDLIDGVVLVVGKGRKERLLPIGSYALAVINEYLEKRNDLLKSSLSKEENKALFLNFKGERITSRGVWGIVTKYLNKVCAQKGISPHTLRHTFATHMLNAGADLRVVQELLGHVSLSTTQIYTHVTTKRLKSVYDKTHPRA, via the coding sequence ATGGAAGATTTTCCAAAATATTTAAGAGACTTTTTAAGATATTTAGAAGTAGAAAAAAATGCTTCAAGCCATACATGGAGAAGCTATAAAAAAGACTTACAAACATTTAACGATTTTACTAAACACCAGTTTAAAGGAATTAATTTGAAGAATCAAGATTACAATCACTCTTTATTGCGGCAGTATTTAGGTTTTCTCCAAAGTAAAGATTATGCTCGAAGAACTATAGTTCGAAGATTAGCTTCGCTGCGTTCTTTTTTTAGATATCTATGTCGAGAAGATTATTTTAAAAAAAATCCAGCCAAGTATATTGCTACACCTAAGCTTCAAAAAGAGCTGCCTAAATTCTTATATCAAGAGGAGATTAATAAACTTTTTAAGGGAGAATTTAAAGAAGATGTTTTAGGGTGGCGAGATAAAGCAATTTTAGAGTTATTTTATAGTAGCGGGCTGCGAGTAAGCGAATTGGTGAGTATAAGTATTACTGATTTAGATCTTATAGATGGGGTTGTTTTGGTAGTAGGTAAAGGAAGAAAAGAGCGGCTCTTACCCATTGGCTCCTACGCTCTGGCGGTCATAAATGAGTATCTGGAGAAAAGGAATGATCTTTTAAAAAGCTCTTTATCTAAAGAGGAGAATAAAGCCTTATTCTTAAATTTTAAAGGAGAAAGAATTACCAGCCGAGGGGTTTGGGGGATAGTAACTAAATACTTAAATAAAGTATGTGCTCAAAAAGGAATTAGCCCTCATACCTTGAGGCATACTTTTGCTACCCATATGTTGAATGCTGGAGCTGACTTAAGAGTAGTTCAAGAGTTATTGGGACATGTGAGTCTATCTACTACTCAGATTTATACCCATGTTACTACCAAGAGGTTAAAATCTGTCTATGATAAAACTCACCCCCGAGCTTAA
- a CDS encoding ABC transporter ATP-binding protein, with amino-acid sequence MNPNFIELSEIKKIYTMGKTDFLALKGISLSIARGEFIAIMGASGSGKSTLMNIIGCLDNPTTGTYLLDGEDVITNNDKELARIRNKKIGFVFQFFNLLGKQSALDNVMLPLLYSGFLRKNRRKIASEALEMVGLSTKLRNKPSEMSGGEQQRVAIARALVNNPEIICADEPTGNLDSQTSHEIMEILLGLNKKGRTIILVTHEADIAGYAQRIIRMKDGGIV; translated from the coding sequence ATGAACCCTAATTTTATTGAACTTTCTGAGATAAAAAAGATTTACACTATGGGCAAGACAGACTTTCTTGCCTTGAAAGGGATATCTCTATCCATTGCAAGGGGTGAGTTTATTGCCATAATGGGAGCATCTGGCAGTGGAAAATCTACCTTGATGAATATCATCGGATGCCTTGATAACCCTACGACTGGCACATATCTATTGGATGGAGAAGATGTAATCACAAATAATGATAAGGAATTGGCACGAATAAGAAATAAAAAAATCGGCTTTGTCTTTCAGTTCTTTAATTTATTGGGAAAGCAGAGTGCTTTAGATAATGTGATGCTGCCCTTATTGTATTCCGGATTTTTAAGGAAAAACAGGAGAAAAATAGCCTCTGAGGCCCTTGAAATGGTAGGGCTTTCCACTAAACTAAGGAATAAACCGTCTGAGATGTCTGGCGGAGAACAGCAGCGGGTTGCCATTGCCAGAGCCTTAGTTAATAACCCTGAAATTATCTGCGCCGACGAGCCGACAGGAAACCTTGACAGCCAGACAAGCCATGAGATAATGGAAATATTGCTTGGCTTAAATAAAAAGGGCAGAACCATAATTCTTGTTACCCATGAAGCAGATATTGCGGGCTATGCCCAACGGATTATCAGGATGAAGGATGGGGGGATTGTGTAA
- the topA gene encoding type I DNA topoisomerase: MKEVKSLIVVESPTKIKTLHKFLGNLWLLGASKGHIKDLPLKTLGVNIKDNFKPQYVVIKGKKEVISNLKLLASQAKEVLLAPDPDREGEAISWHLFEELSLVNKNIKRISFNEITEKAVLEALSLPRDIDLNLVNAQQARRILDRLVGYKISPLLRKKVGGNLSAGRVQSVTVRLICEREEEILSFKSQEYWSITGEFKSSKDEVFKAKLYKIDGKVFELKNKEEVEEILESIKEKRYKVVLVSEKIQKKNPYPPFITSTLQQEAFRRYNFTASKTMQIAQQLYEGVEIKGEGPVGLITYMRTDSPRIAEEAAEKARSFIKNNFGQEYVPLKIPKYKSKKTAQEAHEAIRPTIIEKTPQLLREQLNKDQFCLYHLIWSKFIASQMEPARYLSIAVDIEGERYLFRASSSIITFDGFLKVYQEEEKEEKEEKEKLPKLAKEEEVRILKLEPKQHFTQPPSRYSEATLIKVLEEKGIGRPSTYVPIIFTISNRGYVQKEGGKFYPTDLGKIVNKLLITNFPKILDINFTSLIEEELDEIESGKSDWIKILQNFWTPFSSSLEEAKINIEDIKSTREVEVEEQCPRCSINLRVKIGRFGKFLACSNYPQCTYTKSLGIGIKCLLEGCDGDVVIKRSKKKKIFYGCSNYPKCNFVSWYEPTLNKCPSCNGVLFKKKIKTKESLFCLKPECKKESKAKSKD; encoded by the coding sequence TTGAAAGAAGTAAAATCATTAATAGTCGTTGAATCTCCTACTAAGATTAAGACTTTACATAAATTCTTAGGAAACTTGTGGTTACTGGGTGCTTCCAAAGGACATATTAAAGATCTGCCTCTTAAAACACTAGGAGTAAACATAAAAGATAACTTTAAACCTCAATATGTAGTTATTAAAGGAAAGAAAGAGGTAATCTCAAATCTTAAGTTATTAGCCAGCCAGGCTAAGGAAGTTCTTTTAGCTCCTGATCCAGATAGAGAAGGAGAAGCTATTTCTTGGCATCTTTTTGAAGAGTTAAGTTTGGTTAATAAAAATATTAAGAGAATTTCTTTTAATGAGATTACAGAAAAAGCAGTTTTAGAAGCTCTAAGTCTTCCTAGGGACATTGATCTTAATTTAGTTAATGCCCAACAAGCACGGCGAATATTAGATCGCTTAGTTGGTTATAAGATTAGTCCTCTTCTTAGAAAGAAAGTAGGAGGAAATCTTTCTGCCGGGAGAGTTCAATCGGTAACAGTTAGATTAATTTGTGAACGTGAGGAAGAGATTTTAAGTTTTAAATCTCAAGAATACTGGTCAATTACAGGCGAGTTTAAGAGCAGTAAGGATGAAGTATTTAAAGCCAAGCTTTATAAAATAGATGGAAAGGTCTTTGAGTTAAAGAATAAAGAAGAAGTAGAAGAGATTTTAGAGAGTATTAAGGAAAAAAGATATAAGGTGGTCTTAGTTAGTGAAAAAATTCAAAAAAAGAATCCGTATCCTCCTTTTATTACCAGTACCTTACAACAAGAAGCTTTTAGAAGATATAACTTTACAGCTTCTAAAACCATGCAAATTGCTCAACAGCTATACGAGGGAGTGGAAATCAAAGGAGAAGGGCCAGTAGGGCTAATTACTTATATGCGGACTGATTCTCCAAGAATAGCTGAAGAAGCTGCCGAAAAAGCTCGTTCTTTTATCAAGAATAATTTTGGCCAAGAATATGTTCCTTTGAAGATTCCAAAGTATAAAAGTAAAAAGACGGCTCAAGAAGCTCATGAAGCTATAAGGCCAACCATTATAGAAAAAACTCCCCAGTTATTAAGAGAACAGCTCAATAAAGATCAATTTTGTCTTTATCACTTAATTTGGAGTAAATTTATAGCCAGTCAAATGGAACCAGCCAGGTATCTTTCCATAGCTGTAGATATAGAAGGAGAAAGGTATTTATTTAGGGCTTCATCTTCGATCATTACTTTTGATGGTTTTTTAAAGGTATATCAAGAAGAAGAGAAAGAAGAAAAAGAAGAAAAAGAAAAATTACCCAAATTAGCCAAAGAGGAAGAAGTAAGAATTTTAAAATTAGAACCCAAGCAACACTTTACTCAACCTCCTTCTCGTTATAGCGAAGCAACTTTAATAAAAGTATTAGAAGAAAAAGGCATTGGAAGGCCAAGCACTTATGTGCCTATTATTTTTACCATTAGTAATCGTGGTTATGTTCAAAAAGAAGGTGGAAAATTTTATCCTACTGACTTGGGAAAAATAGTAAACAAACTCTTGATTACTAATTTTCCCAAAATTTTAGATATTAATTTTACTTCTTTAATAGAAGAAGAATTAGACGAGATAGAAAGTGGAAAATCTGATTGGATAAAAATTTTACAAAATTTTTGGACTCCTTTTTCTTCTTCTTTAGAAGAAGCTAAAATAAATATAGAGGATATAAAAAGCACCAGAGAAGTAGAGGTGGAAGAGCAATGTCCCCGCTGTTCCATAAATTTAAGGGTAAAGATAGGAAGATTTGGTAAGTTTTTAGCTTGTAGCAATTATCCTCAATGTACTTATACTAAGTCTTTAGGGATAGGAATTAAATGTCTTCTCGAAGGTTGCGATGGGGATGTTGTAATTAAGCGGAGCAAAAAAAAGAAGATATTTTATGGGTGCAGCAACTATCCTAAATGTAATTTTGTAAGCTGGTACGAGCCTACTCTTAATAAGTGTCCTTCTTGTAATGGAGTGTTGTTTAAGAAAAAGATTAAGACTAAAGAATCTTTATTCTGCCTCAAGCCAGAGTGCAAGAAAGAGTCAAAAGCAAAAAGTAAAGATTAG
- the hslV gene encoding ATP-dependent protease subunit HslV — MDKFKSTTIIIVRKDGKVAIGGDGQVSFGNTIMKKNTKKIRKIYENQILAGFAGAAADAFTLFDKLDGKLKEYKGNLIRAAVEMAKEWRTDKFLRRLEALLAVADKEKSLIISGNGEIIEPDDGLVAIGSGGPYALAAARALIAYSNLKAEEIVKESLKLASEICVFTNDQISIEIL, encoded by the coding sequence ATGGATAAATTTAAAAGTACTACGATAATTATTGTTAGAAAAGATGGAAAAGTAGCTATCGGAGGAGATGGTCAAGTTAGCTTTGGAAATACCATTATGAAAAAAAATACTAAGAAGATTAGAAAGATTTACGAAAATCAGATATTAGCTGGTTTTGCTGGGGCAGCGGCTGATGCTTTTACTCTTTTTGATAAATTAGATGGAAAGCTGAAAGAATATAAAGGAAATTTAATTCGAGCGGCAGTGGAAATGGCTAAAGAATGGCGGACGGATAAATTTCTTAGAAGGTTAGAAGCCTTGTTAGCGGTAGCTGATAAAGAAAAGTCTTTAATAATTTCTGGAAATGGAGAAATTATCGAGCCTGATGATGGTCTTGTCGCGATTGGCTCTGGAGGTCCTTATGCTTTAGCGGCAGCTAGGGCTTTAATTGCTTATTCTAATTTAAAGGCGGAGGAGATTGTTAAAGAATCTCTTAAATTAGCTTCAGAAATATGCGTTTTTACCAATGATCAAATAAGTATAGAAATATTGTAA
- a CDS encoding peptidoglycan DD-metalloendopeptidase family protein: MLNQLNYLKFILICSLFIQNCAHFTTFPNQNKKGINHLVKKGETIWSIANLYKVSAEEIVRTNDFHKIKDLKAGDTIFIPGVKKKLAPLLSHDILPKLKDEENFIFPVKGIIVSYFELRNGRMHQGIDIKAPEGTEIKAISNGTVIYSSNSFRGYGNIVIIKHQDNFHSVYAHNKENLVKIGQKVTKGQVIALVGNTGNADCFHLHFELRNKGKPMDPLKFCF, encoded by the coding sequence ATGCTCAACCAACTCAATTATCTTAAATTCATCTTAATTTGCAGCTTGTTTATTCAAAACTGTGCTCATTTTACTACATTTCCTAATCAAAATAAAAAAGGAATTAATCATTTAGTTAAAAAAGGAGAAACTATTTGGAGCATTGCTAATCTTTATAAAGTCTCAGCAGAAGAGATTGTAAGAACCAATGATTTTCATAAGATTAAAGATTTAAAAGCTGGCGATACCATTTTTATTCCTGGAGTAAAAAAAAAATTAGCCCCTCTTCTTTCTCACGATATTCTTCCTAAATTAAAAGATGAGGAAAACTTCATCTTTCCAGTAAAAGGAATTATTGTCTCTTATTTTGAACTGCGAAATGGAAGAATGCATCAAGGCATAGATATCAAAGCACCTGAAGGCACTGAAATTAAAGCTATTTCTAATGGTACAGTCATTTACTCCAGCAATAGTTTTCGTGGGTATGGAAATATTGTTATTATTAAACACCAAGATAATTTTCATAGTGTCTATGCTCATAATAAAGAAAATTTAGTTAAAATTGGTCAAAAGGTGACCAAAGGACAAGTGATAGCTTTGGTAGGCAATACAGGGAATGCTGATTGTTTTCATCTTCATTTCGAACTTCGTAATAAAGGAAAGCCGATGGACCCCTTAAAATTTTGTTTTTAA